The Kwoniella dejecticola CBS 10117 chromosome 2, complete sequence genome segment AGGGCAAGAAGCGAACTTCAGCGGGAACAGCTGGTCAGCCGATTCAACAAAGAGGAGGGGTGTTAAGAGGAAGTGCACGGTAATGATGGTggtcagaagaagcagaagagaagTAGCGATGTAGTTGACTTGACTCGTATCTAAGCGGCTGGTTCGGTGGATTTGTAAGTCAGAAGTGAGAGGCACATAAGTTGGTGCTGTGATCATAGAAAGTGTATATCATGCATCCAATTGTAGCCCCAAGATTTATGTGGTAGCTAGAGAAAGAGTATTTGCTGTGCCCAGTCTGGATGAGGTCTGTCGTCTCTCGGCGTAGAGTGCGGTTGCGCAACCGGTATCCAGCCATCGGCACTTCCTGTGGTACCGCGACCGACGAGGTACATCGTCACGACGCACGTCATCTATGCATGTATCCTCGCGATTCTCACGGCCCGGCGAGTGCGACGTTGCGACATAGTGCGTCCTGAGATGAACTGAAATCGGCGCAATAGCCGTTTCAAACCTCGGTAACGGTCTTGTCGTTGTCCTTGAAATGACACTCGGATCGCGCATCTATGTTCACGGTTCTGCAGAGACTGTTCAACGACTTTATTACAGATTTCTGTGCTTGACCTCGAGAACCTGTTCACATCTCATCACAGAAGCTGGACGCGCTTAACGGATCTGAGAATGTCTTCGCAACCCCCTTCAAGTTCGTCTCGAGTCTCCTCTCCGCATACATCAGGGTCGGAAAGCAGCTCAGgttccagctcatcctcgCTGGCTGCATCGGAGACGGAatccgaggatgaagctgaagatggtacCGTCAAAGTCTATTCAGTAATGCTCAAGACTACGGATCCAGGTCTAGACTATAGAAACCCTCCGACGTTCACGGAGACTCAAGGCGTGTACTTTACTTGGAAGGAAGCTAAGGATGCTGCCAAGGATGAGATTTCAGATTTAGGATTCGATGCAGACGAAGTTCTGGACGACCCATCGGACGACGATTATGtcgatgatcgagaaagagaattCGATGTTCATCTGGAAGGCGGCGAAGGCGAGACCTACAACATTTACATCACCATGTCTCGAGCCCCAAAAGCCCCGCTCGCGAAGAAACGTCCTGCCGAAAGTAGGTTCAATCTGCCTGTGAGCCCGTAGCCTATTTCCACAGTTCTCACCCATTCGCTGACCATTGATATACGATCGGGTCTATGTTTTAAGACGCGAGGAGGAGATTCAGGTACACTGGGGAGGGACAAACGACGCAAATTAGAAGGTGGCGATGCTATCAAAACTACCCCACCCGGCTCTCATGAACAGGCTCTGGAGAATCGCACACCTGTATATGTGGTCATCAGCCATACGACACAGGAAAAGAGGCAGAATATCGAAATACAGGGTCTGTTCTGGACTTGGCGAAACGCGAAACAGCGTGCAATGGAGGAATTACGGAAGTTCGGAtacgagaaggaagaagatctggattTTGAGGGTGATGCTGTCATTGATGATGTCGGGGAAGAGTTCGATGTGTCCATTCAGGACGGCGAGGGATCCGAGAGAGTCTATATCACCACGAAAGATATCGACAAGTCTGCTTGAATCGCTATCGCCGTGGCGAAATTAGGGCCGAAGGTGTAACGGCCGATTGGAAGACTGGGAGAAACATCTCGAATGGGCGTTGTGTTCAAGGGAGCCGAGCGCCATGTAGCAGGAAGCTCCGCCTATGGCAGGTGAACGAACAGCGTGACCAGCTAAATCGGGGACAGGTGACCCATGCTATGCATGCATCCCGAGCAAGACGCATGACTGCAGATCTCTGAGCATCATGCATCTTTGACAATACACATGCGGCGAACCGCTGACACTCTGCCACTTGACCCACTTTTCCTTCCTAGGTGACTATTTCACGTATTATATATATTCAAGAGGAATTATACTGTATTGATTCCGATTGATGCTATTAGCATTTCTCATCTAACGATTCTCGATGTCATCTTGCCCTAAGTCAAGATTCCCCTAATTAGGCATGTATGGCCCGTTAACACATTCGAAACCAAGGTTATCGGTTCCATCGGTGAAACTGGTCGGATCGCAGACAACGTTGGAAACTCCTTTACCATCGATAGGCTTGAGGTTGACATTGTGGATTTGGATGTTGGTTGCGGTCCCGTTAAGCAATTGAAGAGTGATACCGGCCGTGTTGGTAGCGTTGGCGACATAGTACCCTGGAGCAATTCGTCAGCTACTGAAGCAGATATGCATCCATGCCACGAATGTTGACTTACAACATGGGTCAGTAGTACAACTACCATCTCCGGTGCTAAATCATGTGATAGTCAGTAAATCACATCCCTGCATGAAGACCGCAGCACGTGAGACTCACTACACGTCGCTGATGGTTCCAGTGACATTGACCCAGGTGAAGTTCTCGATGTGAGTGGCGGTCGAGTTGGCAGGGTAGACTCCTGGTGTTCGACCTCTGTTGGTGTTCTTTCGTCGAGaagtgatcagcttgcttTTCTATACccgaaggaagaatgagacactcacttgatcgtAGTAGACACCAGTGGCGAAGATCGGGAAAGTAGCATTGTGCACATGGATGTTTGCCCATGTGACGTTCGAGATATTTCCGACAGAATTCAAACTTGACTTgaatcgagctgatcagaaAACGCATTAGCTTTGTGAAAAAGCGACTTGTAGCACCTTGACTTACTGGCGTAGAGAGAGTTAGCCGATGTGATGTTATCAAAGAGAACATTGTTGACGCCAGTCGTGGCTGACAACGAGGCACCATGACCACCTTCGCAGACCATGTTTCGGATGGTGATGTTGTTACCGGCATTTACTAGAGTATCGAGGATTGCGTGAGCCACAGAAGTACAGCAGTAGAGAAAAGGTGTAACGCACCGGCAACGCAATCATCACCGTTGAAGACCCAGTTGTTCTCGAACAATACATTGTTTCCGTGAATGTCGTATCCATCGGTGTTGAAGGGGAAAACTCCGGGGTTCTATTGCATATTTATTGTTACGGTGAGCATCTGAGCATTGCGAAAGTAATAAGCTTCGGACTCACGTTGAGGTCATAAGCTGCGTCGATCTTGTTGCCATCTGAGAGTGATTGCCCATATTAGCTTACTCCCATTCGTGAACACCTCCGCCAGCATCACTCACAGACATGCATGTCGTTTCCATTAAGGGAGAAACTCCAAGCGATCGGCTTTCGCAATTTCATATTTCTGATGGTGGAGCTATTCGCAGCGATACTCCAACCGTGAGGTCTGTTTAACTGTGAGATGGGCATATCAGCATGATCTTCACGAAACATACCGAGCAAAGTGAATGTTGAAGACCTACCAATCCACCGAGAGGCTGGGTATATTGAGCTTCTTGCCACCACGGAACACCGTAAGAGTCGACCCAACCATATTCGGAGCTTTGATCAGGGTTACCAGACACAGTGATGTTGTATCCCTGCATGGTGAACCAGTAAAGTCTGCCACCAGCTGTGGCATTTACCAGCTCTTGCACGTCTGAAAGAGCACTGTGTTGAGTATATACTCGTTCGACGGCATCCGCAGACACTCACAAGGGATAGACTTCGGTAATTGCAAGTTACCATTGATCTGGATCTCTACATTATTCAGAGTTCCGAAATCTACCGGTGTTCTGCGATATCCAGTGAGCGTCAGTATGCCTTGTTCCGACCATGTAGAAGTCGCGATAGTGGGACTTACGAGATATTGTATTTGACTCCATCTTGAAATACGATAGTGGCGTCGTTCGAGCAATTTGGAAGAAGGGCAGTCAGAGCCTCAACATCGTTAACACCGTAGCCTCCGAAAGGTACACTGTGGTGCAATGGTCAGCTATCGTCACTTCCGGCAactgatcatcagcatcattcagaCACTTACACGCAAGTCTGTTGAGCGATGACAGTGGTCAGAGCCGACAATGCAGTGATGACAGCAGCGTTTCCGAACATCTTGTACGAGTATCAGTGCAGCTGAGTTCAAGCTACAGTCCGTCAAGGTTGAGGTAGAAAGCCCACTGGTATCATCTTGTCTGCCATCACATATATACCTATACGTCTCTAGACGATCTTGTGGACATCCTCCGAACTTTTCAAGCATGCCGGCCCGTTCGAATATCGTCCGAAGATGAATCACATGATACCAAGACCACGCTCTAACGCTAAGGTAGCTATTTTAAGACTCCTTCGAtctgaaggtggtgatgaaAAGTGGAGGTTTTAGGGTGGAGCTCCTGATTTTCACCCGGCCCGGATCGATTCCAGTAATTTAGGTGCTGGCTTGAGGATAAGCTTAGATGAATTTAGGGTAAAAGGTCAAAAGTCATACCGACAGACGCTTTCCAAAACATTATTTACTTACAGGTACCACCGAGAACATCTGTAGCGGAAATCCGATGAACCTGTGGTCATTCTACGAACGAAGCACATGCTTTGGCGTGTGTGATACCCGTAAATTGCGATCTGCGTCAAAGATTTACGTCAGATCCGATCGAGGAACGCCGTCAACGAAAAAGGATCTGGGGTCGACGGGCGCTAGAAGCGATAAATGGAATGCCATGAGCAGTCATGAAAGCGCCCCATGACACTGCACAGCTGAAGCACATCAGGTCGACATCTGTACCTGCAGTCGTCACAGTCACAGATACGGTCGAGTCATGCTGCTGATAGTCCCACAAATCAATGACTGGGACCTCGGCACCATAGCGAAGATGCAAAATCTCGTCAAGATTGCAGCTGTACACTACGAGGTCTAATCTCCACCACATCTTCACATTGCTGCAAAGCCCTCGTAAGTCTCTTTCGCCCTGCGAGAAGCCTTGATCAACGACGCGCTTAGATCGGCTGCGGCTGCTACGAGTACTCGTACTTCGACAACTTCCTCACATCATGCCCTTGACTATGCAGTACTGGTTAAAGGCAAGgtgaaaggaagatgagaagacgAGAGTACGCTGCACCTTTGTGCTCCACTTCCTGCTCGCCCAATGGTTTCTGCTGGCACCCAGACCAAGCTGCACGATCACGATATCAACAATAGCCCCTTCGCCAGGAGCCCTCTTCCCactcttctttcttgctaACTCACACGTCCCTATCACAATTGCGATTTGCCTGTTCGTTCGATGGATGCTTGATCAACTTCACACCAGTATTGcagcatgtcagcttcctccAGAGTCTTCAGAGGTAACATCGCCACAAGCGGTTTGCAGATCAACGGTGTAAGTGCATTTTCGAGCCGTACAATATATTCGTCTAGAGTGCTTACAAGTCGTGATAGACCGTATATGGTGCACGCTCGGAATCATCACAACCTTCCCGGCCATCTCAAAGCGAAACGGCCTCTACGGCAGGGTCATCTCAATCCGCTACCTATCTCAAAGTTGGTATATCCGAGAGCGCCGGATCGGGCGCCCAAGCGTCCCGTACTTCGGACGCCGGCGCTGAGACTCAGTCACAGACCGACACAGCTACCGCTGAGACCACGAACACCCAGACCAcaacgaagaaggatggtcgaaaagcagatgaagaagatgaagggtGGACGCTTATCTAGTACAACGATATCCCGTCGTATCTGCCTTGAATTACCACCTGAGGTGATCATCGAATATATGTCTTCCAccatgatgagatgatgcaTGCTAAATGGGGTTCTGCGCTGCCTGAATACGCGTCACAGCGTTGACACGGCATCACTATCGGTGATTAAGTTGAGATCTGGTGTGTCTCCAGTTTGTGAGGGAACACCCTTGAAGTCACCCTAGCAACGCTGTCTGTTGAGACTCAACAGACTTGCTAGCCCCCACCAGCCTTCTCTTAGACTCCAAGAATGAGTCCCGCCCCGCAGTGCCCCTGGCGTACcttgacatgacatgatcgGTGGGGTCAGGTGAAAGGATAGACAAGTAATTCTGTGATGCGTGGTGAAGCGGCTTACAGTAAACGTCACCGCTCATCGATTCGACTCAATCCGATGTTGCTCCAACCTTTGTGCTTCAAGGCATCGCCACTTGACCGGGTCAGCCTCACCTAGCATATATAAGTGATCTTCCATGAGAAAATATGCTACACTATCTGAGCACATATTTCCATATCCTTAGAAACGATACTGCATCATAAACATTAAGTGATTTACCGTACAACATGTCCAACAATTCGAACAGCGATCAGACTCCCTCATACAGTACCAAATCTGAACTGGAAAACGCTCATGAATCTGCATTAATTCAATCGGCTCTGTCTCTATTCCGTTAGGACATGGAAGAGCAGTTTGAGCGATACGAGCGAAATCAGTCGACAGAGGCGGCGCAAGTCAGCGAACAAACCACCGGGATCGACGATCGCTCCGGGACCGATCCTTCCGGAAGCACCCAAGGCGGCAAGTGATCATGTAGCAATGAGCCGCAGAGTGAGATGATCTGCCAGGTCAGCCTCTGACACCCTGATACAGCTCGATTCTGACACGCTGACAACCACTTAGAGCCATGCTTGTGGCTCCGCATCACCCGGATGTTCGACTTCCTTCCATGATCACATAAATCATAGTCCAGCTTCTTTGGGTAGATTCAATCCGTTACGGGGCTCGATATTGTCTTACGCATTtgtcttcctcatcaccctGACTGCAAGCGCGAGTGAACAGAGAAATAGTCTGACCGATCAGCAGAACGCGGGCGTTACGGTGCATACTGCAGACAATGGTGACTTCTGCTGCACATTCTTTTAAGGTGGATCTATTGAGCAGCGGAATAGATATGCTTCCTGATTCTGAACTAGCGAAGTAAATGAGAGGCCTGCAGAACATTAAGAGCGGGCTCTGGGCTGAAACGGATTTTCATCCGCAAAGCtgttcttgcttcttcgcgGTCGATTGAAGCACCACAGTGTCCAGTAATTATGCCTTGATGCCAAGGTCGCTATGCAACTATTGCCTTCATAATCCATACCATGACACACTCTTGAGTGGAGTCTTCGCAAGCCGGTATAGCCCACCGAAAGTCATCACGAACTGAACACATAGCGTCAATAACTTCGAAATGTGATGAAAAGGTCAATTtcctgatcaagctgatagaCAGGAAAGTGCATGAAATCTAGTCAATACAATGAATAACCCGAGACGCTCGTCTACACAGCCTGTCCAGTCTACACACAACATCGCACGAAGCCCATCTCAGCCACCCACACCtccatcattctcgttcatatcttcatcctgcTTTAATGTCTGAAACACAGCCCAAGTCAGCATACTTGAGGTCAAAGGGGGTTGTTGTAATTAAAATATCCACTCACTGAGACCACTCGATCTTGCTGATATCTATACCTTCCTGTACCATCTCCCATAACGGactcatctccctcaatcTGTTGACAACACTGACAATTCGCTCAACTACCAAATCGATCTCTGCCTCGGTCGTGAATCGTCCAATACCGAATCGCAATGACGAGTGAGCCATGTCTTCCGCTGCTCCTAGTGCTCGGAGTACGTATGAAGGCTCGAGGGAGGCCGAGGTACATGCCGAACCGGATGAGAGGGCGATATCCTACGTCATGGCAGACTGTCAGCAATTGTCCTCGTATTGACGAAAAAAACACGAAATATTACTGTGAGGCCAGGAtattcgactcaccttcaacgcCATCAGAAGCGATTCACCCTCCACGTAAGCGAACGACAGATTGACACATCCCGGGTACCCAGACGCATCACCATTCCTGACGATATGATCCACTTGACTCGTTATGCCGTTGATCAACCTGTCGCTCAACTCCTTCACTCGCGCATGATCATTCGCCATCTCCTGCGTCGCCAATCTGCAAGCTTCTCCCAATCCAACAACTAACGGCGCAGGTACAGTACCCGATCGCAAACCTCTCTCTTGTCCACCACCATGTATGAGGGGTTCCAATCTGactcttggtcttcttctgaCGTACGCCGCTCCTACTCCTTTGGGTCCGTACAGCTTATGTCCAGAGATAGACATAGCGTCGATGCCCATCTTTTCGAcgtcaatctcaatcttGCCGACTGCTTGAGCGGCGTCCGTATGGAATAAGGCCTTTTGGCAGCCGTTCTCCTTAGCGTAAGCCTTGAGGGTATCTGAGATCTCCTTGAGAGGCTGGATCACTCCGATCTCGTTGTTGACTGCCATGATGGATACCACGGATGTGTCTGGTCGCAGGGCTTGTTTGAGGTCGTTGATGGAGATGAGACCGTTGGGAAGGACGGGGAGATATGTGATTTCGAATCCTTGGGTGGAGAGCCATCGGCACGAATCAAGTACACATTTGTGTTCCTACGCAGTTTCAATCTATGTCAGCTAGTCATTCATTGCGGCGGAAAGGGTCGTGCATAGCTGCGACTCACGGTCTGAGTGGTTATGATATGTCTTCTTTTTCCTTGGTGAAATTTAGCGATACCCTTAATGAGCATATTGTTACTC includes the following:
- a CDS encoding cysteine desulfurase IscS, which encodes MNPIRPLIHASRLRSISSASTSSFSKISRRTLVTPTDPVRATVSNVSPKHVREDPGELDGGDVVANDIEGGKEMFGFKLNPVETKTGGNAKSTGRPIYLDMQATTPMDPRVLDKMLPLFTEQYGNPHSRTHAYGWEAEAAVDEARQHVANLVGAQEKDIVFTSGATESNNMLIKGIAKFHQGKRRHIITTQTEHKCVLDSCRWLSTQGFEITYLPVLPNGLISINDLKQALRPDTSVVSIMAVNNEIGVIQPLKEISDTLKAYAKENGCQKALFHTDAAQAVGKIEIDVEKMGIDAMSISGHKLYGPKGVGAAYVRRRPRVRLEPLIHGGGQERGLRSGTVPAPLVVGLGEACRLATQEMANDHARVKELSDRLINGITSQVDHIVRNGDASGYPGCVNLSFAYVEGESLLMALKDIALSSGSACTSASLEPSYVLRALGAAEDMAHSSLRFGIGRFTTEAEIDLVVERIVSVVNRLREMSPLWEMVQEGIDISKIEWSQ